DNA from Roseofilum casamattae BLCC-M143:
GAGAGAATGAGTAAGTCGGGAACGCGGTTGCGCAGTTCCCCACGGCGAGAAAATTCCGCTTCTAACCGCTGGACGACTTGCGGAGTGCGATCGCCCCGGACTCCCAAATTATAGAGTACGTGACCGGCACTTTCTGGGGCCATCCACGATCGGCGCAGGCGCTCGACCCAACCGCCACCGTCAATATCTCCGAAACCATAAACCAGACTATCACCAATCGCAATAATTTTCAGCGGATGGCTAGCTCGAGGGGAATAGATGCTTGGGGAAGAGTGCATACTGCGATCGCGGTAGAGTTGACATGGGGGCGATACGGCTCCGTACCGCAGGAGAAGACTTGCGCTCTATTTGGGCAAGCCGATAGTACTCAATGGCGATATTGTAACGGGAAATTTACAAAATGGGAAATGGAGGCCATGAGGAAAGGGCGATCGTTGCGATATCATTAAGCGAGCGATCGCGATCGACAAGGGAATTCAAAAAGATTACGTTAAATAAGCAATCGTGACTCCAGTGCCGCCATTTTGGCGATCGCCCAACTCAAAGTTCTCCACCTGCGGGTGGTTGCTGAGAAAGTGATGGACGCCTTCCCGGAGTTTTCCCGTGCCTTTGCCGTGAATAATCCAGACTGTGGAACAATTGGCATTATAAGCTTTCGCAATCCCCTGCTCGAGTTCGGATTCAGCGGTAACCACTCGCATTCCTCGGATATCTAAAGTATTGCGAGCTGTTTGGATCGCTGGTAGTTTGGCTTTCGGCAATGAAGGTTGCGTTTTATCTTTTCCAGTTATTGTTTTTTTGCTGGGTTCTTTCTGCGGAACTTCTGCTTTTTTGCCATCCAAGGATTCAATTTCTGCCAGTCCGACAGTCATTTTCATTAAACCAAACCGAACCGTCAATTGTGCTGCCTCTTCCTCAATGTGCAGCACTTCTCCCGTTTGCCCCAAGCTCGGAATTCGTACTTTTTCCCCAATCTTGGGTTGATAGCCTGGTTTGGGTTTTCGCGGATTCACTTTTGAGGGTAAATATTGCCCGGCAATGCGGTCTAGGTCTTGACTAGCTTGCCGAGCTTCTTGACCGCTAAGAGTTCCTTTTTGCAAGGTTTTAATTGCTCGAGCAACCTCTTTTTTTGCTTCGGCGATCGCCTTTTGAATTTCGATTTCCTGCTGTTGCCTGAGCTGCTGCTCTCGCTCTTTCAGTTGTTGTGCTTTCCGCGCGACTTCCTCATGGAGTCGTTCCGTTTCCGAGAGGAGACTGGAGGTTTCTTTCACCTGAGTTTCCTGACGGCGACGTTCGGCTTCTAAACCGGCGATTGCCTGGTTCACGTCTTCCGAAGCCGTTCCAACCCACTCCTGTGCGTTCTCAATTACCTCTGGACTCAGTCCCAAACGGCGGGCGATCGCCAATGCATTAGAACGTCCTGGAATTCCCCAAAGCAGTCGATAAGTCGGTTGTAAGGAAACTTCGTCAAACTCTACCGAGGCATTTTCAAAGCGCTCGTCTTCGTATTTCAGGGCCTTTAGCTCGCCAAAGTGAGTCGTCGCAATAGTGAGTTGAGCGCGCTCGGCAAGATGTTTGAGCAGGGCGATCGCCAACCCAGTTCCTTCCGACGGATCGGTTCCCGCACCCACCTCATCTAACAAAACTAGAGCCGAACTATCCGCAGCCACTCGGTCTAAAATACGACAAATGCGGCGAATGTGTCCGGAGAACGTGGATAAACTTTGCTCTAAAGACTGTTCGTCGCCAATATCAGCCAATACCCGGCCGAACCACGGCAGTTCCACCGGTTCGCGTGCCGGGACAAATAATCCAACTTTCGCCATTAAGGCAGCCAGAGCAATGGTTTTCAGCGTAACGGTTTTCCCTCCAGTATTCGGTCCGGTAATCGCTACAACCCTTATGGTCGGTCGGATACAAGCGGTGACCGGAACTACTGCTTTTCCTTCCTCGTGGCGATGTTGCCAGACTAAGAGAGGATGGTGCAACTCGCGCAGAGTAATGGGTTCTTCCGGCGCAATAAACCGAGGCGGGTTCCCTTGCAACCAATAGCTGTAACGCGCTCTGGCTGTTGCGAGATCGAGGATCGTAGCAATCTTGACGAGGGTTTCCAAGTCTTCGTAAACCTCAGCAACCTTTTCCGTCAAGGCGCGACAAATGGCTTCTTCTTCTCGTTTTTCTTGTTGGTGGAGTTGGCGCAAGTCGTTACCGAGAGAGACGATCGCGTGAGGTTCGATGTAGAGAGTGGCGCCACTAGTAGAGGAGTCGTGAACGATACCGGGTACGATCTCTTTATGGTTCGCTTTCACCGGGAGGACGAAGCGATCGCCCCGTTGCGTAATTAGGTTTTCCTGAATCGCGTGGGATTTTCGTTGCAGAATGTTTTGTAGAGTTTGGGTAATGCGATCGCGTTGGGTTTTCAGTTGGCGGCGCAAGTTCCCCAGTTTCACGCTCGCGCGATCGGCAACTTTCCCCTGTTCGTCGATACAGTGATTAATCTCTTGTTCCAGTTCCGGATAAGTGCGGATGACGCTAATGAGGTCGAGCAAAATTGGAACGTCTTCTTGTTCTTCAATAAAGCGCCGCAGTCGCCGCATTCCTGCTAACGTACTGGCAACATCGAGCAGTTCGTCTCCAGAAAGGACGCCTTTTAAGGTTGCTCGCTTCACGATCGGGCGAATATCGCGAATACCTCCAAAAGGAATCTCCGTGGTGAGGGTTTGCTCTAGGGTATAGATTTCTTGGGTTTGCGCCAATAAACTCAGGCTTTCTGCTTGAGTTTGGGGGATCGACAATAGGCGCGCGGCGATCGCCCCCATTTTCGTTGCAGCAAATGTGGAGACATGCTCGCAGAGTCGCGACCATTCTAATAAATCGAGTGTTTCGTCTTGGATCAAACCGTTCAATTATTTAACGCCATTTTGATTATTGTATCGACTTTTGCGCCTCTGGGGAGAGCGATCGCCCTGGCTGCGATCGCGCTATTGCAATCTGGCGATCGTTAAGATGCCCGACATAATTCGGGCCTGGTATGGTGAGAGCGGCAGTCAATTCGTACGAGGTATTTAGAGTATAATACCAAACCGGATCGCTTACCGATCCCTATACTGCCAGAAGCGATCGACGCTGACAAAATGATATCCTTGTTGCAGTAAAACTGAGATAATTCGATCGCTCGCTTCCGCCACGCTTTCACCGCCATATACTCCATCGTGGAGGACAATTAGAGAGCCATTCGTAACTTGCTGTAGAGTGCGATCGCAAACTTTTGCTACTCCCGGACTCAGCCAATCTTCGGGGACGACACTCCACATCACCGGTCGATAGTTCCACTCTCGCAACAGTTCCAAGGTACGAGGCAGAAAAATACCATTGGGGGGGCGCACGTCTCGCAGTCGAGCTAACCCTTGCGGATGCTCTAACTGACAAGCATCAATAATGACCTGTTGAGTTTGCTGCAAACTATGATACAGTTGTTGCGGAGTTAATTGGGGAAAGTTGACATGGCGATAGCCGTGCAGCCCAATCCAATGACCGCGATCGCAGACCATTTTTGCTACATCTGGGAATGCCTTCACTCGTTCGCCCAGCCAGAAGAAATTAGCTCGAATGCCATAGCGATCGAGAACATTGAGTAGTTCTAAAGTATACTGAGGATGAGGCCCGTCATCGTAGGAAATGGCGATCGCCTTTTCTTGAAGACTACCGCTCCACAAGCAATGGGGAAATAAAGGTTTCAAACATCGATAGAGATAAGGATAAATGCGATATCCGCTCCATCTCATCAGTTTTCAGACCTCCAATTCAACATTTCTGCCAACAACATACTTGCTTCCACTTCGCTGATTCTACCAAAGAGACCAGG
Protein-coding regions in this window:
- a CDS encoding endonuclease MutS2; translation: MIQDETLDLLEWSRLCEHVSTFAATKMGAIAARLLSIPQTQAESLSLLAQTQEIYTLEQTLTTEIPFGGIRDIRPIVKRATLKGVLSGDELLDVASTLAGMRRLRRFIEEQEDVPILLDLISVIRTYPELEQEINHCIDEQGKVADRASVKLGNLRRQLKTQRDRITQTLQNILQRKSHAIQENLITQRGDRFVLPVKANHKEIVPGIVHDSSTSGATLYIEPHAIVSLGNDLRQLHQQEKREEEAICRALTEKVAEVYEDLETLVKIATILDLATARARYSYWLQGNPPRFIAPEEPITLRELHHPLLVWQHRHEEGKAVVPVTACIRPTIRVVAITGPNTGGKTVTLKTIALAALMAKVGLFVPAREPVELPWFGRVLADIGDEQSLEQSLSTFSGHIRRICRILDRVAADSSALVLLDEVGAGTDPSEGTGLAIALLKHLAERAQLTIATTHFGELKALKYEDERFENASVEFDEVSLQPTYRLLWGIPGRSNALAIARRLGLSPEVIENAQEWVGTASEDVNQAIAGLEAERRRQETQVKETSSLLSETERLHEEVARKAQQLKEREQQLRQQQEIEIQKAIAEAKKEVARAIKTLQKGTLSGQEARQASQDLDRIAGQYLPSKVNPRKPKPGYQPKIGEKVRIPSLGQTGEVLHIEEEAAQLTVRFGLMKMTVGLAEIESLDGKKAEVPQKEPSKKTITGKDKTQPSLPKAKLPAIQTARNTLDIRGMRVVTAESELEQGIAKAYNANCSTVWIIHGKGTGKLREGVHHFLSNHPQVENFELGDRQNGGTGVTIAYLT
- a CDS encoding polysaccharide deacetylase family protein, with the protein product MRWSGYRIYPYLYRCLKPLFPHCLWSGSLQEKAIAISYDDGPHPQYTLELLNVLDRYGIRANFFWLGERVKAFPDVAKMVCDRGHWIGLHGYRHVNFPQLTPQQLYHSLQQTQQVIIDACQLEHPQGLARLRDVRPPNGIFLPRTLELLREWNYRPVMWSVVPEDWLSPGVAKVCDRTLQQVTNGSLIVLHDGVYGGESVAEASDRIISVLLQQGYHFVSVDRFWQYRDR